In the genome of Candidatus Ornithobacterium hominis, the window GATTTTCAGCCTGTCTAAATGGGCTACTTGCTGTGTGAATTCGATAGCTTTATCTGGATAGACACCAAATTTACTTTTCTCTCCAGAGGTATTTACTTGAATGAAAACGTCTATTGTTTTATCTTCAAATTCTAATCTTTTTTGAAGTTTTTCTGCCAATTTTAGACGGTCGATAGACTCCACACAAGTTACATCATACTTTAAAATTTCTTTGACTTTATTTGTCTGCAAATGCCCAATAAAATGATTAATATGTGGCGTATCTTTTAACTTTTCATATTTATTTTTCAATTCCTGCACTTTATTTTCAGCGATTAGCAGATAGCCAGCGGCAATCGCTTGCTGGATTTTTTCAGCAGAAACCGTTTTAGTTGCTAGAAGCAATTTCACTTCATCGGGGTTTCTATTGGATTGAATACAAGCTTGATTGATTCTATTTTCAATTATTTTGAGATTGGATACTATGTCAGATGTCATTATGAATGTTTTTTATTTGTTTCGTCTATTTATTTAGTAAACATTTATCAAAAAAACACCAGCCACTGATGCCTCAATTTTACTAAAAGAAAAAGAAATTACCGTCTTCAGTCTTTACTTTAGTAAAGAATTGCTTGTTTTTATGAAAAGAAAAAAAAATAAGCCTTTAAATTTTTGACTTGCATCAAAAGTAGCTAACCTTAGATTCTTAAAACTTGCTTTTACTTCTTCAATATTTGCTCTAAAATTTTAGATGTAATAAGGTATGTTGGTTTTACTCCTGTAAGTCCCAAGCCTCCAGAAGCTAACGTGCCTCCAGTTTCCAGCGGATTATCTGAAGCGTAGTAGGCGTAGCGCACCTTCACATCTTCTGCAATATGAGCTCGGATTTTACTAGCAATCTGAATTGCCTTCTGGTAATGCGCACCTTCCATTTCAAGACCTATTCCCTCCCAGCTGGTGTCTCTAAAGAAATGCAATAAATCTTTGTTTTGCAAAGAAGTACCTAATACCGTTACCATCATTCCGCTAAAGGATTTCAAATCTTCATACTGAAAATCTTGCAACTGAAGCTCATTTTTGAAAGGGTAATTATCTGCTGTTCCTTCAAAAATATGAGAGGTTGGAATCATGATATCTCCCTTGCGCCCTTCTAAAATACCAGCTTTCCCCATAATTGAGATGCTTTTAACTTGCATTGTAAAACCATTCTCTAAATTTTTATAAGGCTTTAATAATTCATCCATGACTTCAAATGCCTGCTCACCAAAAGCATAATCCATCACCAGTAGCACATCATTAGAATTCACATTCTGGAAAGGGCCTTTTTTACAGTGATATTTTTCTAAATCAATGATTTGAACATTAATATTTGCTCCCGATTTATCTTTGATATAAAGTAAGCCATTTTGCTGAGCAAAATTCATCACATGATCTCTCAAATCTTTGTTTCTCGGAACTGAAAGCTCTTCGTACGTCTGAAATTCTAAATTGGGCAGATATTCTCCTTTCAAACTTTGGTGAGCGTAAAGCATATTCATCACGCTGTGCATATTGGAACTGATAATATGCAACGGGCGGTTTTGCAACTGGTGTTCCACCAATGTTTTTTTAATATGATTAGCCCATTTTTCTCCCGTGATATGATGCCCAATGGTGGAAATCAATGTAGAAGTAAACAGAATCTCACGGCTTAGTAGCCCATTAAAATCTTGATAACTCAATTTACCCATCCAGTAAACAACGTGCAAGAGACGATGCTTGTTTTCATGGTAACTAAATGCCTCGTAAGCCCACTTCGTTTCTTCAAAAGTTCGCCCTAAAATTTGTGCTAAATAGGTTAAAACCACCTCTATATCAGCTTCAGGTATCTCTTCTTCGCTATAGACGAATTCTTCTAACTTTTGCCAAGTTCGGTTCATTTTCTTTGGGTTTGAACCGAATGCGTTATTCCTAATTTTATCTGCTTCGTTATAGAAAAAAGTTAAATGTGTCAAAATATCATAAATCTCACTTCGCCCGCGAGTTACTTCAATATTCATTTGCTCCTCATCAATACGATAGCAGTTCCGTCTTCTCTTGAGCGGAACAATGGGCTGAAAAGAAGAATTTTGGTAACCTTCATCCGAAGTTAAATTAATATAACTGCATTCCTCTATCCCTTGTGGGAGGCGGTCTAGCACATAGAGCAAGCCTTCCAATTCTACTCGGTTGGGTTCAGCAATAGAACCATAAATTTCTGGGTTAAGTTTCAGCAAAAGTTCACGCAAAGCCATACCAGAAGTCCCAGTAACTTTGAACGAACCTCGATAAAACAGATGCCGCATGGTGATATAAATACGCTCGATACTTTCGGTCGATTTTCGGGCAGAGGCAGCGTTTCCTATCACTTTGATTTATTTTTATAAAGTTCATCTTGAGCTATCATCAGCTGCTTGTACCAATCTTCGCCAAATTTTCTCAGCAAAGCTTCTTTGGTAAATTCAGCAACGGTAACACCTAATTTTTCGCCCAAACTACAAGCATCTTTGCAGATAGACCATTGGTCGTAGTTCACAGCGGTAAAAGTTTTGTACCTCTGCACCCGAATAGGGTACAAATGGCAACTTACAGGTTTTTTGAAATCAATTTTATTGTCTTCATAAGCTTTTTCTATACCACATTGGGTAATTCCATCTTTATTGAAGACCACATAAGCACATTCTTTACCTTTAACCAGCGGAGTAGTCCAGTCGCCCTCAAAGTCTTTAACGTATTTCCCCTGTTCCTCAATAGCTTCAATTCCCTCTGGGCGAAGATAAGGTTTTACTTCTTCATAAATTTCATCTAAAATCTTCAGTTCATCTTCATCCAGCGGAGCACCGCTATCGCCCTCTACACAGCAAATGCCCTTGCATTTCTCTACATGACAAACGAATTCCTTTTTTAGAACATCTGTACTGATAATGGTATCGTCAATTTGAATCATAGTAAAGCAAATATAAAAAAGCTTAATTTCATTTTTCAGCTTTTCGTAAGAAAAAACTGTGCTAAATTTAGAATAAAGTTAAAAAAAATCAATGGCAACGCCGTCCCAGCACTTTATCAAAGGATTCTAAAAAGGCTTGAAGTAATTCAAAAATAATTATTAAATAATTATCAAATAATCATTAAAAAAAGACGCTATTCACCTTTTATTTACCACATAATCAGTGCGTTGAAAACGAAAGCAAAAAAAATTTTTTAAGCCTTAAAAAATTTTTTAACTATAAAAATTCAAACAAGCTTTAATACCCAAAATGTTCTAAATCACGATTATTTTTCCGCCAATTTTTCTTCACTTTTACAAAAAGCTTTAAAAATATTTTTTTCTGAAAGAAATCTTGGATTTCCAGCCTTGCTTCTCGCCCAATTTTAGATAAAGAGTTCCCTTGGTGGCCGATTAAAATTCCTTTTTGAGAATCTCTTTCCACATAAATATCGGCATAAATCCTTAGCACATCCTCTTCTTCTATAAATCTTTCGGTCACGACCTCCACCGCATAAGGAATTTCTTGCTCGTAATTTTCTAAAATTTTTTCTCTGATGATTTCATTCACGATGAATCGCTCACTTTTATCAGTCAGCTGATCCTCAGGGTAGTACATAGGTCCTTCGGGCAGTAAATCTTTAATCTTCTCTAGCAGAAAATCAATATTGAAATGATTAAGTGCAGAAATAGGCAAAACATCAGCTTCGGGCAGCTGCATGTGCCAGTAGTCTACCGTTTCTTCCACTTCTGCTTGATTGCTCAAATCTATTTTATTCACAAGAATAATGATAGGGATTTTCAGGCGGTGAAGTTTCTCATTCAGCAGTTCATTTTCTAATTTCTTTTGGTTTGGTTCAACTACATACAAAATCACATCAGCGTCCTTAAATGCTTCTTCTACAAAACTCATCATTCGATTTTGCAGTTCGTAGGCGGGGTTCAAAATTCCTGGCGTGTCTGAGAGAACAACCTGCATCTCTGGCGTAGTTACAATACCCAAAATGCGGTGGCGTGTGGTCTGCACTTTTGATGTAATGATAGACAAGCGCTCGCCCACCAACTTGTTCATCAACGTTGATTTCCCCACATTAGGATTTCCAATGATATTTACAAAACCTGATTTAAATTTTTCAACCATTTCTACAAAGATAAGCTGTAAACCCGTAGTGCATTATAAAAAAGTTGCTCAAAATACTAAAATAAAACAGATGATATTGATTATGAGCGCAATACTATTACAGTCGACTTTGAGGCAATTTACAAATTAATTTTGGAAGAATTACGCACAATTTCAGAAAATGAGAAATTTTATTTTCAAACCAATTATTCCCGAAACCAATTGATTTAGAATTGATTCAAAAAAATCATCAAAAAAATCTAACCAAGTGATTCAGTTTAGCCGATCGAAACCTTTTTCTTGTTTTGCTTATCTTTGTTTTTTATTAATCATTTTATGAGCATAGAGCAAAAAATCAAAGCATTATCTCAAGAATTAGACGAGCACAATTATAAATATTATGTGCTAGATCAGCCTGAAATTTCTGATTTTGAATTTGATATGAAATTAAAAGCTCTGCAAGAATTAGAAAATGAGTACCCGAAATTTGCAGACCCTCATTCACCGACACAACGGGTTGGCGGGGCAATCACTAAAAACTTCCCGACCGTTGTTCATCAATATCAGATGTACTCGCTGAACAATGTTTATGAAATTGCAGAATTGCAAGAATGGATCGAGCGAGTAAAAAAAGATTTGGGCGAAGCCGTTGAATTTGTATGCGAATTAAAATTCGATGGAGCGTCCATTAGCTTAACTTACGAAAATGCCACTTTGGCACAAGCGGTAACAAGAGGCGACGGCTACCAAGGTGATGAAATTACCGCCAATGTGAAGACCATCAAAAGTATTCCTCTAAAATTAAAAGATGCAGAAGCCAATGAAATTTTTGCCCGTGGTGAAATTATTTTGACGCATGAAGCTTTTCATAAAATCAATCAAGAACGAGAAGAATTAGGATTAGAAACATTTATGAACCCGAGAAATACGGTAAGTGGGTCTTTGAAACTACAAGATTCTGCCGAAGTGGCTAAAAGGGAATTATCAGCATTTATCTATGGAATTTATGGCAAAAATCTTCCTTTTGATAATCAATGGACAATGCTGCAAACAGCTAGAAAATGGGGCTTCAAAATTCCAAATTCAGCAAAACTTTGCTTATCTGAACAGCAAATCTTTAACTTTATTGCATTTTGGGACAAGCAAAGGCATGATTTAAATTATGAAATAGATGGTGTGGTGATAAAAGTTAACCAATTTTTTCAACAAAACGAATTGGGGTATACCGCCAAATCACCACGCTGGGCAATCGCCTATAAATTCAAAGCAGAACAAGCCAAAACACGACTGAACAAAGTCTCTTACCAAGTGGGCAGAACAGGGGCGGTGACTCCCGTGGCAAATTTAGAACCCGTTTTGTTGGCTGGGACTACCGTAAAGCGTGCATCGCTACATAATGCTGATATTATCAAAAATCTAAAAATTTGCTTGGGGGACATGGTTTATGTAGAGAAAGGAGGTGAAATTATACCCAAAATTGTAGGTGTAAGTTTAGAAGACCGCCCAGCCAATGCTCAAGCGGTGGAGTTTACAAAAACATGCCCTGCCTGTGCAACGCCATTGGTGCGTGCAGAAGGAGAAGCCGTACATTATTGCCCCAATGAAGACGGCTGCCCACCACAAATTAAAGGGAAAATAGAACACTTCGTTAGCCGAAAAGCGATGGATATGGAATCCATTGGTAGCGAGACAATTGCACAACTCTATGAAGTAGGATTAGTGCAGAAAATTTCAGATTTATACCATTTGCAGGTAGAAGATTTGCTTCCGCTGGAGCGAATGGCACAAAAATCAGCAGAAAACATCATTAATGCCATTGAGAAATCAAAAAAAATTCCGTTTGAGAAAGTTCTCTACGGCCTAGGCATCCGTTTTGTGGGAGAAACCGTTGCAAAAAAATTAGTCGAAGCCTTCCCAAATTTAAAATTACTACAAAATGCAAAGCCAGAAGAGCTAGAAGAAGTCGATACCGTCGGTACGCGAATTTCTAAAAGCGTAGTAGACTATTTTAGCCAAAAAGAGCACATGGAAATGCTGGAAGATTTGATGAATCAAGGATTGCAATTTGAAGCAGCAGAAAAAAAATTAACGTCTAATAAATTTGAAAATCAAACATTTCTATTCACTGGGAAATTGGCTGAATTTACGCGAGATGAAGCCAAGCAATTGGTAGAAGAAAACGGAGGTAAAATAGCATCTTCTGTGACTAAAAATTTAAATTTTTTAATCGTGGGCGAGAAAGCTGGCTCAAAATTAAAAAAAGCACAAGATCTAGGCAGCGTTCAAATTTTAACCGAATTGGAATTTTTGGAATTACTGAAGTGATTTTTTAGCAATTAGTGCAAAAGTGATTGTTGGTCTACTAGCGTTGATTGAGATAAAATAAATAAAAATTTCTAAAGCCTTTAAAAAAAATCCTCTGCCTCAAAAAAAAAAAAATTGCATAATTCAAAAACGTGAAATACATTTGCGGACAGGTTGAGAAGAGAAAAACCTCAACGGAAATTTTAACAAAAAAATAACGAAATTTTAACAAATGAAATTTGTGAGTTTCAAAATAAAGTGTAAACACACACACACACACACACACAAATAATGAGCTAAACAACTCATTATCAGCAACTTATAATAAATTTTTGCTTCCCTTCGGGAGCGAACCGCAAAGCCGTGCAAGAAAATCTTGTGCGGTTTTTCTATTTTCACCTGTGTGAAAGTAGTAATTTCTTCAAAAAGAAGGGCCTCACGGGTTGGGGCTCTTTCTAAATGAAGAAGCAAAAAAACAGCAAAAAAAAACAGCAAAAATTTAATGAAGAAAAAGAATAAATCGATAAAATATTAACAAAAAAAAATAAAACAAATGAAGAAATTATTACTTTCTTTCGTTGTATTGCCAGGGGCTTTAGCTATGGCTCAGGTGGGCGTTAATACAGACAAGCCAAGGAGCAGCTTAGATGTAGCTTATATAGATCCGGAAGCTCCTGAGGGTGCAGGACGGGTAAACGCTAAAACTCCTCAGGGCGTTCACTTCCCGAATGTTAGCACAGCGCAGCGCTCAAAATTTGAAGATGTGAGAGAAGGAATGATGATATATAATACCGATAAGAAGTGCCTTGAGATGTACCTTGGGGTGGAAAGCGGTGCCCACCAATGGGAATGCATCCCCAATGTAGGGAACAAATCATCACAAAGCGTAGCAGTATCGCCAGCAAGTTTCAGCGGGCAATTTATAGGAGGCGTGGCATTATCAGACGCCAGCGTAAGCTTCAAAATTACCAACAATGGATTCTCTGAAATTAAAAATCTTGACTTATCTGATGCCGTTACGGTAGAAAATGGAGAGGGAAATATAACAGTAAATGGCGATGCCAACAAAGGCGTTAGCCTAGATGGAGGAGAAGGCAAAACTTTGACGTATACGCTTAGCGGGACGCCGCAGGCAGGTGAGCTTACGGCTAGATTTAACAGATTAAGATTAAGTGCAGAGCAGCAATTGACGGTAGGCAAAGGAAACGCAAACCTGCAAAACAAAGAGCAGTATATCGTGTCGTTTGTCCATGGTAGCACGACCATACAAGGTCAAATAGACAATGGGGACAACCAAGTTCGCATCAAAATTCCTTACACCAATGGAAAAGGAAGTTATGATGCTGTAAGCATTAAAAAAACTGCCGCCCCAGGGCAAGATGGAGATGCAACCAAGCAAATCACGCTTAGTATCCCACCGGGGAACTTTGCAGTGCAGGGCGAGTTGACTGCGACGCTAAGCGTAGATGGGAGTTACCAAGTTAAGCAGATGGCGCCAGGGAAAGATTATGACATTGCAACTTATGATATTGATATAAACGGGAGTACATCAAAAGTTATCATCAAAGGGATAGGCGGTATCCCAGACAGGATGTTTGGCAAAAGAACCAACGGACAATTACGTCACCAGTTTGTTTACTTGCCCGTTACCGTTACAGGAGCAAATGGTTATAATAAAACATGGCTCAACCTCAACCTTGGAGCAGAATATGCCAAAGTCAATGGATCTCATTTTAACCCGACCGTTAATAAAACAGGCGAAGCTATCCACAAAGATGAGAAGCTCTACGGTTCATTATACCAATGGCAGAGAGCGAGTGATGGGCATGAGTTTAAGGGTCAAGGAACTACCTCACAAAAAGCCACAAGTTGGACAAACGCAGGCAATTTGTTTATTACTGGAAGCGCTAACTGGGTAGCGAATGGTGAAAATGCATTAGGTTCAGATTTATTGTTGTGGAGAGCAGGAGGAGTTAATAACCCTTGCCCATCTGGTTACCATGTTCCGACTGTGCAGGAGTGGCAGCAATTTCTCAATGCTGTAGGAAGTAATGTGTGGAGTCAAAATAAGTTACCAAACCTTGCAGCTGCTGGCTACCATCGCTCTCGCGGTGGTTCGCTGGGCAGCAAGCGTTCTAGCGGGTACTACTGGAGTAGCTCTGCTAGCGACAGTTACTACGCTCACCGCATGTACTTCAGCGGGAGCTACAGCAGTATGTTCAACAACAGCGACCGAGCTTTCGGTAACAGCGTGCGTTGCCTCAAGGATTAAGAGAGGGTATCGCTAGCCGACCCGCCGCAGGCAAGTCGGCTGGCAAGCGGGAGGTGAGGGAAATGTCAAGCGTATTCCCGCCTTTAACGGCTCCGCCGCAAAAGGCGCTTGGCAGAAAAATCACTAGACCAATTGTTCTTTGAAATATTGAGGGATTTTAAAATTATGTTTTTTACTCTTTGAGAACTGTATGATGCTACATCTGGGTATGTAAAACAGAAGCTTGAAACAGCATGAGCTAGTGCGGCAGCCTGATAGCTGAGTAAGGTGGCGGAGTGTTGTGCAGCCCTAGGGTAATGTGGAGAATAATCTTCCAAAAAATAGAGTATTAATCCAAGCCTAAACCATCCCCCTAGGGGGTGGTATAGGTGTGCAGGGAATGCACACGCTACCAGAACATACGTGGCTGAGTAGTGAAATTAGGCTTTTTTTGCGTGGCGGTGTTCGCCAGTCGCTGCTTGGCTGCGCCTTGCAGCTGCTGGCTACCATAACTATAACAATGGTTCACTGAACGACAGTCGTTCTAACGGGAACTACTGGAGTAGCTCTGCTAACGACAGTAACAACGCTCACAACATGAACTTCAACAGGAGCAACAGCAATATGAACAACAACAACCGAGCTAACGGGTTCAGCGTGCGTTGCCTCAAGGAATAATCTCACTTTTTGGGTAAAACCATAAGTTAATTTTAATGAAATGCAATGGTATTTCTATCTTTCAATATTTCAAGAATAATTTGTATTTCTCAATGCATCAAAAGGAGTATAAAAAAAATACTCAGAAGAAATTAAGACTTAGAATATATTAGAATATACTAAGATATACTAAGAAGACAAAGGGAATTCCAAAAAGGAATTTTAAATTTAATATTTTAGAGCTTTATGCTCTTGCTAAAACTAAACAAAGAAAGCTTATCAGATTACTTTATAAAAAATTGCACGAAGCCTATTACAGTGCAAGAAAGCACAAAAGAACCAAGCCAGAACAGCTGCGCTTTGAGTATGAATATGATGCTAAATTATATGAGCTTTGTCAGCTAATTGCTACGCAACAATATGAGCCATTGCCCGCCAACGTTTTTGTGACGCGCAAGCCTGTGCACCGTGAGATTTTTGCACCGCAGTTTAGAGACAGGGTTGTTCATCACTTGATTTATAATTATTTGTATGATTACTTAGACAGAAAGTTTATTTATGACAGCTATAGCTGCCGAGTTGGCAAAGGGACGATGTTCGGCATCGAACGGGCTAAAAGTTTTATGCGGAAAGTAAGCCGTAATTATACACAAGATGCCTATGTGCTAAAGTTAGATATTAGTGGCTATTTTATGAATATCAACAGGAAATTACTCTATGCAAAATTGCAGCAAATGATAGATTACACCGCACTGGATATAACGAAAACAGAGCAAAAAAGTTTAGAATATTTGCTGAAAGTCAATACCTTGCACGACTCGACAAAAAATGCCATTCGCAAATCACCCTTACACTATTGGGATACAATACCACGGAGCAAAAGTTTGTTTCACACGGCGTCTGATTGCGGATTGCCCATTGGCTCACTCACAAGCCAGCTGTTTTCAAATGTTTTTTTGAATGATATAGACCACCGCATCAAGCAACACATCTCTCACTATGGCAGGTATGTAGATGATATGCTGCTGATGCACCAAGATAGAGAAACCCTGCGTGCGGTGATTCCTATGGTGAATCAATGGCTGGGCGAGATTGGACTGCAGCTCCACCCAGGCAAGATCGTTTTGCAACACTACAGCAAGGGATTTTATTTTTTGGGGCAATACATCAAGCCAGGCTGTTGCTACATCAGCCGCAGGCTCAAGAAGCATATTTTTATCTTCCAAAAAGAATTAGAAGCTTATTTTGCATTACCAAGACAAAAGGAACTAAAAGAATTGCAGTTGGTAGAAAATAAATTAAATTCGTATTTCGGTGTATTAGCCAAAGCCAATACCTACCAGTGGACAAAACTTTGGGTGGATAGATTGCCTCAAAATTTGAAGAAATACATGGATCTAGCTTATGATGAAGCAACCCAGCAAATGAAAGCGAGTTTGAAATCTGCTTATAAAATTAAAAATAATTACACCCGTGAGTGTTACTCATTTACCCATTTATAGAAGTGCCTTTAGATTCCACGTATACGTGAATGATTTGGTAGATGCCTTCCCCAAAAAATACCACTATACACTGGGCGCTAGAATGCGAAAAAATAATATCCAGCTGTGGGTAAATATAGAATTGGCGCTGGTGGAAAAAGAAAAAGAAAAAAAATTAAAATATTTTAAAAAAGCTCAAAAGAGAGCATTTAGGTCAAGAATTTATTTTAAATTAGCACAAACATATAGTTTGGTATCACTCAAGCAAATTTCTTATGTTTTCTTTGAATTAAATGATGTTGAAAAACAAATGAAAGCGATAGTAAAACAATGCTAAAGCATCAGAATTCCCATAAAAAACCTATTTCTTTTCTATGAATACGCAAGAGAAACTAAACCTGATAGATCAAGATAAGTACAATAGCTTAATATTATTCAAAGAAGGGAATTTCAGGAAGTGCTATAATGAGCATGCCATGTTTTTTGTAGAAAACGTGAAGATGATGAAAATCCATACCCGATTTTATAAAAACGTGCAAAAATATATTCATGCTATAGGCTTCCCCGAGCGCTCGGTAGGGAAGTATGTAGATTGGGTGAAAGAGGAATTTAAAGCAAAGATAGAGGAAGACACCGCAGAATACATACGCCTAGTGGCATGCCGCTGGAAGAAAAAATATCACTACAAAGTATGGGAAGAGCCACTGATACAAATAAAAGAGGGGCTCATGCTAGAGGAAAAAAGACCCAGCATAGATGGGAGTTATAAAGATAAAATCTGCACCCTTTTAGATGAATTTGCAATAGAAAAATCTACACCGCTAGAGGCTTTTCAATTTTTAATAAAGCTAAAGCATGGCATCAAAGAACCTAATAACTAAAGGACTTAAGAATTTCATTTTATATTTTATGAAAATCTAAAAGTCTAAAAATCTAAGAAGTGACGTTTTAAATAGCAAGCTGAACGCATTAAATAGAAACTGGAAAAATTTCTAAAGCCTTTAAAAAAAAATCCCCAGCCCCCAAAAAAAATAAATTTGCGTAATTCAAAAACGTGAAATACATTTGCGGGCAGGTTGAGAAAAGAGAAAAATCTCAACGGAAAATTTTAACAAAAAAATAACGAAATTTTAATAAATGAAATTTGTGAGTTTCAAAATAAA includes:
- a CDS encoding DUF3109 family protein, with the translated sequence MIQIDDTIISTDVLKKEFVCHVEKCKGICCVEGDSGAPLDEDELKILDEIYEEVKPYLRPEGIEAIEEQGKYVKDFEGDWTTPLVKGKECAYVVFNKDGITQCGIEKAYEDNKIDFKKPVSCHLYPIRVQRYKTFTAVNYDQWSICKDACSLGEKLGVTVAEFTKEALLRKFGEDWYKQLMIAQDELYKNKSK
- a CDS encoding four helix bundle protein, which translates into the protein MSVTHLPIYRSAFRFHVYVNDLVDAFPKKYHYTLGARMRKNNIQLWVNIELALVEKEKEKKLKYFKKAQKRAFRSRIYFKLAQTYSLVSLKQISYVFFELNDVEKQMKAIVKQC
- a CDS encoding YggS family pyridoxal phosphate-dependent enzyme, whose product is MTSDIVSNLKIIENRINQACIQSNRNPDEVKLLLATKTVSAEKIQQAIAAGYLLIAENKVQELKNKYEKLKDTPHINHFIGHLQTNKVKEILKYDVTCVESIDRLKLAEKLQKRLEFEDKTIDVFIQVNTSGEKSKFGVYPDKAIEFTQQVAHLDRLKIKGLMTIGLFSAEAERVRKCFQLLKNIQTKIQSLSIPNVEMNELSMGMSNDLEIAIEEGATIVRVGTAIFGERKYPDSYYWNEG
- a CDS encoding reverse transcriptase domain-containing protein, which gives rise to MHEAYYSARKHKRTKPEQLRFEYEYDAKLYELCQLIATQQYEPLPANVFVTRKPVHREIFAPQFRDRVVHHLIYNYLYDYLDRKFIYDSYSCRVGKGTMFGIERAKSFMRKVSRNYTQDAYVLKLDISGYFMNINRKLLYAKLQQMIDYTALDITKTEQKSLEYLLKVNTLHDSTKNAIRKSPLHYWDTIPRSKSLFHTASDCGLPIGSLTSQLFSNVFLNDIDHRIKQHISHYGRYVDDMLLMHQDRETLRAVIPMVNQWLGEIGLQLHPGKIVLQHYSKGFYFLGQYIKPGCCYISRRLKKHIFIFQKELEAYFALPRQKELKELQLVENKLNSYFGVLAKANTYQWTKLWVDRLPQNLKKYMDLAYDEATQQMKASLKSAYKIKNNYTRECYSFTHL
- a CDS encoding DUF6909 family protein, coding for MRHLFYRGSFKVTGTSGMALRELLLKLNPEIYGSIAEPNRVELEGLLYVLDRLPQGIEECSYINLTSDEGYQNSSFQPIVPLKRRRNCYRIDEEQMNIEVTRGRSEIYDILTHLTFFYNEADKIRNNAFGSNPKKMNRTWQKLEEFVYSEEEIPEADIEVVLTYLAQILGRTFEETKWAYEAFSYHENKHRLLHVVYWMGKLSYQDFNGLLSREILFTSTLISTIGHHITGEKWANHIKKTLVEHQLQNRPLHIISSNMHSVMNMLYAHQSLKGEYLPNLEFQTYEELSVPRNKDLRDHVMNFAQQNGLLYIKDKSGANINVQIIDLEKYHCKKGPFQNVNSNDVLLVMDYAFGEQAFEVMDELLKPYKNLENGFTMQVKSISIMGKAGILEGRKGDIMIPTSHIFEGTADNYPFKNELQLQDFQYEDLKSFSGMMVTVLGTSLQNKDLLHFFRDTSWEGIGLEMEGAHYQKAIQIASKIRAHIAEDVKVRYAYYASDNPLETGGTLASGGLGLTGVKPTYLITSKILEQILKK
- the era gene encoding GTPase Era, translated to MVEKFKSGFVNIIGNPNVGKSTLMNKLVGERLSIITSKVQTTRHRILGIVTTPEMQVVLSDTPGILNPAYELQNRMMSFVEEAFKDADVILYVVEPNQKKLENELLNEKLHRLKIPIIILVNKIDLSNQAEVEETVDYWHMQLPEADVLPISALNHFNIDFLLEKIKDLLPEGPMYYPEDQLTDKSERFIVNEIIREKILENYEQEIPYAVEVVTERFIEEEDVLRIYADIYVERDSQKGILIGHQGNSLSKIGREARLEIQDFFQKKIFLKLFVKVKKNWRKNNRDLEHFGY
- a CDS encoding FISUMP domain-containing protein, with protein sequence MKKLLLSFVVLPGALAMAQVGVNTDKPRSSLDVAYIDPEAPEGAGRVNAKTPQGVHFPNVSTAQRSKFEDVREGMMIYNTDKKCLEMYLGVESGAHQWECIPNVGNKSSQSVAVSPASFSGQFIGGVALSDASVSFKITNNGFSEIKNLDLSDAVTVENGEGNITVNGDANKGVSLDGGEGKTLTYTLSGTPQAGELTARFNRLRLSAEQQLTVGKGNANLQNKEQYIVSFVHGSTTIQGQIDNGDNQVRIKIPYTNGKGSYDAVSIKKTAAPGQDGDATKQITLSIPPGNFAVQGELTATLSVDGSYQVKQMAPGKDYDIATYDIDINGSTSKVIIKGIGGIPDRMFGKRTNGQLRHQFVYLPVTVTGANGYNKTWLNLNLGAEYAKVNGSHFNPTVNKTGEAIHKDEKLYGSLYQWQRASDGHEFKGQGTTSQKATSWTNAGNLFITGSANWVANGENALGSDLLLWRAGGVNNPCPSGYHVPTVQEWQQFLNAVGSNVWSQNKLPNLAAAGYHRSRGGSLGSKRSSGYYWSSSASDSYYAHRMYFSGSYSSMFNNSDRAFGNSVRCLKD
- the ligA gene encoding NAD-dependent DNA ligase LigA, whose translation is MSIEQKIKALSQELDEHNYKYYVLDQPEISDFEFDMKLKALQELENEYPKFADPHSPTQRVGGAITKNFPTVVHQYQMYSLNNVYEIAELQEWIERVKKDLGEAVEFVCELKFDGASISLTYENATLAQAVTRGDGYQGDEITANVKTIKSIPLKLKDAEANEIFARGEIILTHEAFHKINQEREELGLETFMNPRNTVSGSLKLQDSAEVAKRELSAFIYGIYGKNLPFDNQWTMLQTARKWGFKIPNSAKLCLSEQQIFNFIAFWDKQRHDLNYEIDGVVIKVNQFFQQNELGYTAKSPRWAIAYKFKAEQAKTRLNKVSYQVGRTGAVTPVANLEPVLLAGTTVKRASLHNADIIKNLKICLGDMVYVEKGGEIIPKIVGVSLEDRPANAQAVEFTKTCPACATPLVRAEGEAVHYCPNEDGCPPQIKGKIEHFVSRKAMDMESIGSETIAQLYEVGLVQKISDLYHLQVEDLLPLERMAQKSAENIINAIEKSKKIPFEKVLYGLGIRFVGETVAKKLVEAFPNLKLLQNAKPEELEEVDTVGTRISKSVVDYFSQKEHMEMLEDLMNQGLQFEAAEKKLTSNKFENQTFLFTGKLAEFTRDEAKQLVEENGGKIASSVTKNLNFLIVGEKAGSKLKKAQDLGSVQILTELEFLELLK